GAGCCTCGCCCCGGTGTGGAACGACATTCCGGCAGGCCGGGTGCGGGTCACGGCGGAGGGGCTGGACGCCTCGGGACGGGTCCTGGGAAAGGCCGGGGAGCGGGAATTCCTGCGGGACTTCCCCTTCCGGCCGCCCTACAACGGCAACGTGAGGCCTTACGCCGAGGCGGCGCGCATGGCCGCCCTGTACATCCACGAACTCCCGGCGATCCGGCGCTGGCTCACCGCCGCGGAGCCGGACATGACCTACCGCCACAACACCTACGCATGCAAAATCGTGGGGGCCACGATCCAGCTGGAGGTGCTGGTCGCGAAACTGCTGCCCGCGCACCGGGAGGAGGCGCTCGCCATCGCCCGGAACGCGGCCCGGTTCCTGATGGACCGAAGCCGTCCCGAAGGCGACCCGCTGGCCTTCTTCCCGCCGACCTACTACTCCGACCTGATCTCCTCGTCGCGGGCCGAAAACCGGGGCAAGACGATGACCATGGAGGCCTGCGCCGCCGGAAACGCCTTTCTCGACCTCTACGACGCGACGGGCGACCGGATCTGCTACGACCGGGCGCTGGCCATCGCGGAGACCTACTCCAGGCTGCAACACGCCGACGGCTCGTTCCCGATCAAGGTCGATTTCGAGACCGGGGAGCCGGTCAACGGCTGCAAGGCGATGCTCACGCCGGTCATGGAGTATTTCGGACGGCTTGAAAACCAGTACGGCGTCACCCGCTACCGCGGCTGCCTCGCCCGGGCGGCGGAGTGGATGCGCCGCAACGCACTCGAAAGTTTCGACCTGACCGGACAGTTCGAGGACATGACCGTTCTCGGGCAGCAGCCCTACCAGAACCTCACCAACTGCGCCTCGGCGCCCTACGCCTCGTGGCTGCTCAAAAAGCCCGGCCGCACGGCCGCGGAGCTGGCCGACGCCGTCGACCTGATCCGTTTCAGCGAGGACCAGTTCGTATGCTGGGACGTGCTGCCCGACGACGACGGCGTCCGGACGCTCTGCACGCCCTGCGTCTACGAACAGTACGGCTACCGGGTTCCGGTCGACAACAGCACGTGCGTGGTGGCGAACGCCCTGCTGGACCTCTGCGAGGCGACGGGCGACCGGCTGGCTTTCGCCAAGGCCAAAGCGCTGGCGGACAACCTCACCGTGGTCCAGAATGCGCTGGACGGGCTGATCCCCACGTCGCTCGACGTGCGCGAAGGCGCCAAGAACCGGATACGGGGTTTCTGGGTCAACTGCACCTACGCCTCCATTCTCACGCTGCTCCGGATGGCGGAACTCACCGGGGAGACCGCCGGTTTTCCCGCAGACGTCTCGCACGCACGCTGACGCGGGAAACGGACCCGGAATTCCCGAAACCGGATATTTTTCGGTATCTTGTCCCATCAATCCGACGCTTTTCCGATGACGAAAAACTACATAGCGGCTCTGGTCCTGCTCCTGGCGACAGCCCTTCCCGGGTCGGCGATCAATCCCTACCGGCGGTACGATACAAGAAACGGGCTGTCCGACAACAGCGTGAAGGACATCTGTCAGGACAGCCGGGGCTACATGTGGTTCGCCACGAAGGACGGGTTCAACCGCTTCAACGGCTACCGCTTCGACGTTTTCGGCTCGTCGTTCTCCGGCGAGCACCTCAACATCGACGTCATCTGCCCCCATTCGGACGGAATCCGCATCTGGCTGGGGTGCACCGAAGCCCTCATGCTTTTCGACCCGCGGGACGAGCGCCTCACGCGGTTCGACGCCCGGAACAGCGAGGGAAAGGGCATCCGGAACTGCATCAGCCTGCTGTACGACCCGCTGGGCGACCTGTGGATCGGAACCGACGACGGGCTGTTCCGCTGGGACGAACGCATCGGCCGCCTCTTCCGTTACGAACTGGAGGAGAGCGACGGCGGCACGTGCCGCGGGATCCGGACCATCTTCGAGGACAACGGCGGCGAAATCTGGGTCGGGACGACCGCCGGACTGTACCGCTACCACCGCAAGACGGACCGCTTCGGCCGGAATGCGAAGCCCAAGCCGGAGAGTTCCCTGCTGGGCGACAACGAGATCACGGCCATCGTCGAGGCCGAAGACGGCAAACTGCTGATCGGCATGCAGAACGGCTACCTCGGCGAATTCGACATCTACACGGGCCGGTTCACGCAATTCCCCGCCTTCGACGCCGAGGGAAAGCAACTCTCCGTCGCGCGCATCCACACGATTTTCCGGCGGGACATGAACCGCTACATGATCGGTTCGGACAGCGGCCTTTTCTTCTTCAGCCGCAAGAACGGCCGCTGGTCGGTCTCCGGAGACAACCTCGCCGAAGAAAGCATCTACCGGTGTTTCCGGGACCGCGAGGGCGGCATCTGGATCGGAACCTATTTCTGCGGCGTGAACTACCTTTCGCCCCGGCAGGACGAAATCCTGTGGTACTACGACGACGGCCGTCCGGAGTCGCTCGACGGCAACGCCGTGAGCCAGTTCTGCGACGACGGCCGGGGGAACCTCTGGATCGCGACCGAAAACGGAGGCCTGAACCATTTCGACGTCCGCAACCGGAAATTCACCAACCACACCGCCCGCAGCCACAACAACCTGCATGCCCTCTGCATGGACGGGGACGACCTGCTGATCGGAACCTTCTCGCAGGGGCTTGACCTGATGAACCTCCGGACCGGAAAGGTCGTCAACTACCGGAACGTCCCCGGGGATTCCGCCTCCCTGTGCAACGACTACGTCTACGCCATCTTCCGGGCAAGCGACGGCACCCTCTACGTCGGGACGATGTCCGGCATGTGCACCTTCGACAAACGTCGGGGACGGTTCTCCCGGGTGAAGATCACCGAAGGGAGATTCATCTACGACATCGCCGAGGACACCGGGGGCAACATCTGGGTCGCCAGCAAGGTGAGCGGGATATACCGCTATTCGCCCGGCGACGGGACCTGGAAAAACTACCGCCACGACGAACTCGACCCGCGTTCGCCCGCCGACGACAGGTACATCCGGGTCTACGTCGACACCGGAGGGCAGGTCTGGTTCTGCGGCGAAAGCGCCGGGATCTGCCGCTACGATCCCCCGATGGACGGGTTCGAGAATTTCGGCGCCGACGACAACCTGCCGAACGGCATCTACTACGGCGTGCTGGACGACAGCGCGGGCAACCTGTGGCTCTCCTCCAACCAAGGCATCCTCAAATACAACCCCCAGCTGCACACCTGCGCACGCTACACGATCGAGGACGGACTCCAGAGCAACCAGTTCAATTTCCGGTCGTCGCACAAAGCCGGGGACGGAACGTTCTTCTTCGGGGGAATAAACGGCTTCAACTACTTCTCGCCGTTCAACATCTCGGTCAACAAGGTCCGGCCGGAGATCGTCATCTCGTCGGTCCGCATGCACCGGGCCGACAGTTTCTCGGTCGGTTCGGAGCGGCAGACCCTCCCCGACGGGAACCTGCGCATTTCCAGCAAAACGATCTCCTTCGACATCAATTTCGAGTGCCTGAGCTACGTGGCCCCGGGGCAGAACCGCTATGCGTGGAAACTGGAAGGGTTCAACAGCGACTGGGTCTACACCGACCAGCACTCCGTGTCGTTTATGAAACTGCCCGCGGGCCGCTACGTCTTCCGGGTGCGGGGCTGCAACAACGACGGCTACTGGAGCGATGCGACCCGCAGCCTGGAGATCAGCGTACAGCCCCACCCCTTCCTCAGCCCCGTCGCCAAGGGCGTCTATTTCCTGCTGGTCGCGCTGCTGATCGTCGCCGCAGTCCGGGTCATCCTCCGGCGGCAGGGCGAAAAGAAGGAAAAGGAGCTGATCCAGACCAAGATGGCGTTCTTCACCCAGGTGGCCCACGAGATCAAGACGCCGGTCACGCTGATCAAGTCCCCGCTCGAACGGATCATCGAAACCGGCAAATGGAACAGCGACGTAACTTCCAACCTCGACATGATGAAACGGAACGTCGACCGGCTGCTCGAACTCATCCGCCAGCTGCTCGATTTCCGGAAGGTGGACAACGAGGGATTCCGGTTGAGCCGCCGCGAAACCGACATCAGCCTGCTGGTCGAGGAGACCGTCGCACGGTTCCGCAACTCGACCGAAAAGATCGCCATCCGCACGGACTGTCCCGACGCGCACGTCCTGTTCTATGCCGACGGCGAGGCCTTCACCAAAATCTTGAGCAACCTGCTCGCCAACGCCCTGAAATACGCCCGCTCGACGGTCGTGGTCGTCCTCCGCATCCTGGACGACGACCGGGGACGGACGCTCCGGCTATCGGTCCGGGACGACGGGGACGGCATCCCGCCCCGCATCCGGGAGAAGGTGTTCGACCTCTTCTACCAGAAGAATCCCGATTCGGGCAAGGGCTTCGGAATCGGGTTGAGTCTGGTGAAACTCCTCGTCGAAAAGCACAACGGCCGGGTGTACGTCGACCGGCACACCGTCGCGGGCTGCGAACTTACGGTGGAGATCCCGGATTCCGGAGCATCTGCGAGGGGGGGGGTACGCGCCCCCGAACCAGCCGAAGAACCGGCCGATAGCCCGGAAGACCGGCAGCCGGAGGCGAAGCCCTTCCACATCATGGTCGTGGAGGACACTCCCGACCTGCGAGAGTTTCTGGTCAAGAATTTCGAGGACACCTACGGCGTCCTTTCGGCGAAAAACGGCGCCGAAGCCCTCGCCATCCTCGAAAAACAGGCCTGCGACCTGATCATCAGCGACGCCCTGATGCCCGAAATGGACGGTTTCGACCTGTTGATGAAGGTCCGTAACGACGAAATGCTGTGCCACATCCCGTTCATCCTGCTCTCGGTGGTCGACTCCGTGGACTCGAAGATCAAGGGACTGGAATACGGGGCTGACGTCTATATCGAAAAACCCTTCTCGCTGGGTTACGTCAAGGCGACGGTGGAGAGCCTGCTCGAAAACCGGAAACGGGCCTTCCGCCACTTCGCGTCGCGGCCCGGATTCCAGTACGAGAAAGACGATATGGGCCGCAACGACCGGCAGTGGCTGGACAAGCTGACGGGCATCGTCCGCGAGAACCTCACCTGCGAGACGCTCTCCGTGGACCTGCTCACCGAGAAAATGGCCTTGAGCCGTTCCAGCCTGCAACGGAAGCTGAAAGGGCTGACGGGCGTCTCGCCCAACGAATACATCCAGTTGGTACGGCTGAAAACGGCCGCGCAGCTGCTCCGCAGCGGCGAATACCGGATCAGCGAGGTCTGCTACCTGACCGGATTCAGCAGCATGTCGTGGTTCGCCAAATGTTTCACGAAGCAGTTCGGCATGCGCCCGAAGGATTTCATCCGGCAGAATCAGGACGGGAAATCATCCGGATAAGAGTGCGGGAGCGCTGTTCTTCCAAAAAATGCTCCCGCTCCTGCCGCTATCTGCGGAGAGCCCGGTTTTCAGGGTTTGGTCACGCGCCACTCCGCAGGGGCCTTGAAGCCCTCCTTGCCCTGCCCGTAGGGCAGTTCGGGATGCGCGGGACGGATCGTGTCGTAGCGGATGATGTATCGGCGCAGGCGCTCGGCTTCGGCAGCATGCTCTTCGATCCGGTTCTGCGCCTCATAGGCATCTTCGGGATAATAGACCAGATAATCGCTCTTGAGCTGCATCGCGCGGCTGCCCCCTTTGAGAATCAGCTTGCAGTCGCCGCTGACCGCCGCGCCGCAGCCGAGGTAGAGATCGCGCGGGAACGAGGCGGTTTCACCCGTAAGCGCCGGAAGCAGGTTCACACCGTCGTAGGGACGCGGAGGCTCCCCGGCACCGACCAGCGCGGCGATCGTGGGGGCCATGTCGACGAACGCCGCAAGCTGTTCCGAGCGGACGCCTTCCGCGAACCGCCCTTTCCTGCAGAGGACGGCCGGAACGCGTAAGCCACCGTCCCATTCCCGCCCCTTGTGGCCGCGCAGCGGCGCGCAGCTCGACCCGCCGGGCAGGTTCGGAATGCCGCCGTTGTCGCTCATAAAGAGCACCAGCGTATTTTCCACGAGGCCGCTCCGCTCCAGTTTTTCGAGGATGCGGCCCACGCCCTTGTCCATGCGGGTCACCATGGCGCGGTAGGTGTAGGCATCCTTCTCGCGGGGAGTCAGCGCGGCGAACTTCTCCGGAGAAATATGCTCGGCGATCTCGTCTTCGGGAGCCTGGAAAGGCGTATGGGGCGCATTGAACGCCACGTAGAGGAAGAACGGCCCCTCGGAGGCGTACCCCCCGATGCAGCGCACGGCCTCGTCAGCGATCAGGTCGGTCGAATAGCCCTCGTCGCGGCACGACTCCCAATCGTTGTGCCAATCCAGTTCACCCTCGCGTTCGTGGGTGAAGTAATCGAGCGCGCCGTTCAGGCAGCCGTAAAAATGGGTGAATCCGCGGTTGAGCGGATAATACGCCCGGCGCCCGTGGCCCAGATGCCACTTGCCGACGATCGCGCGGTGAGCGTACCCGTTGGCGGCGAGCATGTCGGCCAAAGTCTGTTCTTCGGGATCGAGTCCGTAATCGCGCCAGGGCGGAATGACGGTTTTCCGGATGCCGAAACGGCTGGGATAACGCCCGGTCATCAGCCCCGCACGGGTCGGCGAACTGACCGGAGCGGTGTAGAAACGGTTCATCTCGATGCCCCTGGCGGCCAGCGCATCAATGTTGGGCGTGGGGATGACGCTTCCGTGATAGCCCACGTCGCCCCAGCCCAGGTCGTCGGCCACGATGAACAGGATGTTAGGGCGTTCGCCGGTCCCGGCGGCCACGGCCGGAAGTGCGGCGGCAAGGCAGGCGCCTGTTCCGAGCAGGCTTCCGCAGAGTAGATTCCGATTCATTTCGAGTTTTGGATTTAGTTGTCCGCAAGGTATTCATTTCCCCGGGGAAACGAAGTCGTTTTTTGTTCAAAAAATGTCGCGATTTCTGCAAACCGCCCCGGGCCGGGGTCCGACCGCGGCCGGAAGACCCGCCGCAAAGCCCCGGATTCCGGTCTCCGGCAGCATTTTGAACATTCCGTGGCCTGTTTTGGCTAATTTTTTAGCCTCCGGCTCCTATATAATGGTTACCTTGCGATCGGAACAGGACCGGAATCCGGACACGGCCGTACCTCGGCGCGCGGCCGCTCCCCGGGCCGGCAAGAACCACCCGCAAACTCACAAAACTTCAAGACATGAATAACCGCACCATCCTCACCGGACTGCTGGGCGCCGGAACCGTCGCTTCGGCCACAGCGCAGACCCCCGCAAAAACCAAGGCGCAAACGCCGCAGGGCCGTCCGAACATCGTGATCATCTACACCGACGACATGGGCATCGGCGACCTCTCGTGCACCAGCACGGGCTGGATCGAAACGCCCGCCATCGACCGTCTGGCTTCGCAGGGACTGGTCCTGAACAGCTACTACACCTCGGCTCCGGTCAGCTCGCCCTCACGCGTGGGCCTCACCACGGGCATGTTCCCGATGGAGTGGGGCATCAACACCTACCTCCAGAGCCGCAAGGGCAACGCCGCCTGCGAACAGGCTGACTACCTCACCGCCGCCGCGCCCTCGATGGCCCGCATCCTCCGCGACGCCGGATACGCCACCGGGCACTTCGGCAAGTGGCACATGGGCGGCGGGCGCGACGTGAAGGACGCGCCGTCGATCCCCTCGTTCGGCTTCGACGAGTACTGTTCGACATGGGAAAGCCCCGACCCGGCTCCCGAACTGACCGCCACGAACTGGATCTGGAGCGACAAGGACGACGTGAAACGCTGGAACCGCACGGGCTACTTCGTCGACAAGACGCTCGATTTTCTAGTGCGCCACAAGGACAAGCCCTGCTTCGTGAACCTCTGGCCCGACGACATGCACACGCCGTGGGTCCCCGACGAGGAGTCGCAGCACAAGCAGAAGGACTGGAACTCGCAGCCCAACTTCTCGGAGGTGCTCGCCGAGTACGACCGTCAGATCGGCCGATTCCTCACGCAGCTCGACCAGCTGGGACTGAGCGACAACACCATCGTCATCTTCACCTCGGACAACGGTCCGGCCCCGAGCTTCCGCCAGCTGCGCACGAACGGCATGCGCGGCGTGAAGAACAGCCTCTACGAAGGCGGCATCCGCATGCCGTTCATCATCCGCTGGCCCGGAGTGATCGAGGCCGGCAAGGTCGACGACACGACGGTCGTCTGCGCTGTCGACCTGCTGCCCTCGCTCTGCAAGATCGCCAGAGCACGGCTGCCGAAAGGCTACCGTTCGAGCGGCGAGGACATGAGCCGCGCCCTGCTCGGAAAGCCCTCGGTCCGCAAAGGCGACCTGATGTGGGACTTCGGCCGCAACGAAGCGTTCATGTTCCCCCGCGACCGCTACCACCGCAGCCCCTCGCTGGCGATCCGTCGCGGTAACTGGAAACTGCTCCTCAACCCCGACGGTTCCAACGCCCAGCTCTACGACATCGCCGCCGACATCAACGAAACGAAGAACCTCGCGGAGAAGAATCCCGCGCTGGTCCGCGACCTTTCGAAGACCGTGCTGGCCTGGTGGGAGCGCCGTCCCCGCATCGGCACCGGGAAACAATAACTCGCCTCCGGACAGAACGACCATGAGAAACAAGACAATACCCGCCGGTAAGATCGGACTCGGGGCTTCGCTGGCCCTGCTCTCCGGCGGCGCGGCCCAGGCCGCCAAACCCGCCCGGCAAAACCCGAAGCGCCCCAACATCGTGCTCGTCATCGCCGACGACTGCCGCCATTACGACCTGGGCTGTTACGGAAGCCCTGACGCCATCACGCCCAACATCGACCGGCTGGCCGCACAGGGCCTGCGTTTCGAGCGCTTCTTCCAGGCGACGGCCATGAGTTCCCCGACGCGCCACTGCCTGCTCACGGGGCTTTACCCCGTCCGTTCGGGAGCCTATCCCAACCACACGCGGCTCGACGAGGGGGTGCAGACGCTGCCCGAATACCTCAAGGAAGCCGGTTACCGCGTCGCCCTGCAGGGCAAGCGGCACATCGCGCCGATCAAAGCCTTCCCGTTCGAGTTCCTTTCGGAGGAGTCGCTGCGGAGCGTGCACCCCGAAAAGATCGAACCGTTCCTGGCCGACGTGGCGCAGACGGGCGAACCGTTCTTCCTTTACGTCGGTTCGACCGAGCCTCACGACCCGTGGACGCTCGGCGACCGCAGCCTCTGGAATCCCGACGACCTCACGCTGCCCTGCAACCTCGTCAACACGCCCGAAACGCGCCGCCAGTTCCGCAACTACCTCGCGGAGATCAACGTGCTGGACAGCCAGGTGGGCGCGGTGGACTCCCTGCTCCGCAAATACGGGCTTGACGAAAACACCGTCTTCATCTTCACCAGCGAACAGGGTTATTCGTTCCCGTTCGGCAAGTGGACCTGTTACGACGAAGGCCTGCAAACGGGCTTCATCGTACGCTGGCCGGGCGTGGTGAAACCCGGCACGACGACCGACGCCATGTGCGAATACGTCGACGTGACCCCGACGTTGACGGACATCGCCGGCGGAAAGACTCCCGAAGGACTCGACGGACGCAGTTTCCTGCCCGTCATCCGGGGAAAGGCCAAGAGTTTCAAACAGGAGGTCTACGCCATCCAGACCAGCCGCGGCATCCACGCCGGACCGGAACACTACGGCATCCGCTCGGTGCGCAGCGACCGCTTCGCCTACATCCTAAACCTCACGCCCGAGGCGACGTTCAAGTGCATGTCCACGCACCCGAAACGCGACTGGTGGGCTTCGTGGAAGGAGAAAGCCGCGACCGACGAATTCGCCCGCGGACAGGTGGACCGCTACCAGCACCGCCCCGGCGAAGAGCTTTACGACATCGTCAACGATCCGTTCCAGACCCGCAACCTGGCCGACGATCCCCGGTACGCCGCCGAAAAGGCAGCGCTGCGCACCAAACTGCTGCAATGGATGGAACGCCAGGGCGACAAGGGCCAGCAGACGGAGATGGAGGCCAAGGAGCACATGTTCCACAAGGAGGCGGCCGACACGCCCCGGGCCAAAAAGAAAAAAACCGGCAAAGCCCGGCCACAAAACGCACGGAATAATTAACTTTGCAGACAAGAACCCAAAAAACCGACCCATGAAAAGAAATTTCATCGCATTATGCGCCCTGCTGCTGGCCGCCTGCGGAAGCCAGGAGCCGAAAATCACCCTCTTCAGCAACGAAGCCTTCCAGACGGAGGCGGACGGCAAACCCGTCGGAATCTACACGCTCCGCGCGGGCGACGTGACCATGCAGGTCACCAACTACGGCGCCCGCGTCGTGTCGCTCTGGACTCCCGACCGCGCGGGCGACTACGAAGACATCGTGCTCGGCTACGAGACGATCGACCGTTACATCAACAATGACGGCGAACGCTTCCTCGGCGCGGTCGTGGGACCCTACGCCAACCGCATCGCCAAGGGCAGCTTCACGCTCGACGGCACGGAGTACAACCTGCCGATCAACAACAACGGCCAGACGCTCCACGGCGGAATCGACGGCCTGGACCGCGTGGTCTGGGACGTGGTTTCGGCCTCGGAAGACCAGCTGGTGATGAAGTACCTCCACGCCGACGGGCAGGAGGGTTTTCCGGGCAACCTGCAAATCGAGATGACCTACTCGCTCACGCCCGAAAACGAATTCCGGATCGACTACAGCGCCACGACCGACAAGCCGACCGTGGTGAATCTCTCGCACCACCCCTTCTTCAACCTCAAGGGCGAGGGTAACGGCACGATCCTCGACCACGTCATGACCATCAACGCCAGCCACACCACGCCGGTCGACTCGGTGCTGATCCCCACCGGAGAGATCGCCGACGTCACGGGCACGCCCTTCGACTTCCGCCAGCCGCACGCCATCGGCGAGCGCATCGGCGCCGACAACGAGCAGCTGCGCAACGGCGCGGGCTACGACCACAACTGGGTCCTCGACCGCAAGACCGCGGACGGCATCGAGCCGGCGGCCACGGTCTGGGAACCCGCTTCGGGCCGCACGATCGAGGTGCTGACCGACCAGCCCGCCATGCAGTTCTACAGCGGCAACTTCTTCGACGGCAAAGCGAACGGCAAATACGGCAAACCGCTGCGCTACCGCGAATCGCTGGCGCTCGAAACGCAGAAGTATCCCGACAGCCCCAACCACGACAACTTCCCCTCGACCGTACTGCGTCCGGGCGAAGAATACACACAGGTCTGCATCTACCGCTTCGGGGTGAAATAACGCCCGCCCCGGTGGAAACACACGAACGCCGCAGCAGGGGATCATCCCTTGCTGCGGCGTTTTCCGTCGGACCCGAAACGCCGGATTGTCTGCGGGCATCCGTCAGGCGAAGAGGCCCTGCGCCGGAAATCCGCCCTACCGGCAGCTGAACGCGACGCTTCGGGAGGCCCCGTGCTCGTCGATCACCGTCAGGCGGTGACGCCCGGGAGCGGGCCGGACCGAGAGTTTGTGCTCCAGCGAGGTCGCGCCGAGATACCGGTCGTCGAGATGCCAGAACAGCACGGCGTTGCGGTCGCGGTGCACGGCCGTGAAGACGAGGCTCTGCTGCCGGCCTTCGAGCGACTTCGGGGCCACCAGCACGCGCCCCGGCTGCGGATAGATGATCTCGATGGGGTCGTTTCCCGCCCCGCGGCCCGACAGGCCGGGGTGCAGCGGCGGCAGCGGGAGGTAGTCCGGATGCTGTCTCCGGTAGTACCACTCCTGCGCGGGCGGCAGAATGAACATCGGCCTGCGGACGATGCGGGCCGGATCGCAGCAGTCGGTCGTCACGCGGTATTTCAGGTCGGGACTCAAATTGACGATCCGGTGATAGGGGCAGACCTCGCCCGGGGCGGCAGTCCGCGGAATCATCAGCGTATCGCGGTCGGGGCACACCTGCGAGGCCAGAAATCCGCTCTGACGGCAGACCACGGCGGGTTCCAGGTCGCCGTAAGGCTCTGCGAACCACTCGCTCCCGGGCAGCAGGCCGAACACCTCGAACAGGACGGGCGCAGCGTACCCCACGCCCGTCATCAGCGGCCGCCCTTCGCCCGAACAGTTCCCGACCCAGACGCCCACGGCGTAGTCGGGCGTCGCCCCGACGGCCCATGCGTCGCGGTTGCCGTAGCTCGTCCCGGTCTTCCAGCCGATCTTCTTCGACGAGGCGAAATACTGCCACTCGCCCTCCTCCTCGGGGCGCGTGACGCGGCTGATCGCCTCGAACATCAGCCACAGCGCACCCCGCGAGAGGGGAA
This Alistipes shahii WAL 8301 DNA region includes the following protein-coding sequences:
- a CDS encoding aldose epimerase family protein; protein product: MKRNFIALCALLLAACGSQEPKITLFSNEAFQTEADGKPVGIYTLRAGDVTMQVTNYGARVVSLWTPDRAGDYEDIVLGYETIDRYINNDGERFLGAVVGPYANRIAKGSFTLDGTEYNLPINNNGQTLHGGIDGLDRVVWDVVSASEDQLVMKYLHADGQEGFPGNLQIEMTYSLTPENEFRIDYSATTDKPTVVNLSHHPFFNLKGEGNGTILDHVMTINASHTTPVDSVLIPTGEIADVTGTPFDFRQPHAIGERIGADNEQLRNGAGYDHNWVLDRKTADGIEPAATVWEPASGRTIEVLTDQPAMQFYSGNFFDGKANGKYGKPLRYRESLALETQKYPDSPNHDNFPSTVLRPGEEYTQVCIYRFGVK
- a CDS encoding sulfatase — its product is MNNRTILTGLLGAGTVASATAQTPAKTKAQTPQGRPNIVIIYTDDMGIGDLSCTSTGWIETPAIDRLASQGLVLNSYYTSAPVSSPSRVGLTTGMFPMEWGINTYLQSRKGNAACEQADYLTAAAPSMARILRDAGYATGHFGKWHMGGGRDVKDAPSIPSFGFDEYCSTWESPDPAPELTATNWIWSDKDDVKRWNRTGYFVDKTLDFLVRHKDKPCFVNLWPDDMHTPWVPDEESQHKQKDWNSQPNFSEVLAEYDRQIGRFLTQLDQLGLSDNTIVIFTSDNGPAPSFRQLRTNGMRGVKNSLYEGGIRMPFIIRWPGVIEAGKVDDTTVVCAVDLLPSLCKIARARLPKGYRSSGEDMSRALLGKPSVRKGDLMWDFGRNEAFMFPRDRYHRSPSLAIRRGNWKLLLNPDGSNAQLYDIAADINETKNLAEKNPALVRDLSKTVLAWWERRPRIGTGKQ
- a CDS encoding arylsulfatase B; protein product: MNRNLLCGSLLGTGACLAAALPAVAAGTGERPNILFIVADDLGWGDVGYHGSVIPTPNIDALAARGIEMNRFYTAPVSSPTRAGLMTGRYPSRFGIRKTVIPPWRDYGLDPEEQTLADMLAANGYAHRAIVGKWHLGHGRRAYYPLNRGFTHFYGCLNGALDYFTHEREGELDWHNDWESCRDEGYSTDLIADEAVRCIGGYASEGPFFLYVAFNAPHTPFQAPEDEIAEHISPEKFAALTPREKDAYTYRAMVTRMDKGVGRILEKLERSGLVENTLVLFMSDNGGIPNLPGGSSCAPLRGHKGREWDGGLRVPAVLCRKGRFAEGVRSEQLAAFVDMAPTIAALVGAGEPPRPYDGVNLLPALTGETASFPRDLYLGCGAAVSGDCKLILKGGSRAMQLKSDYLVYYPEDAYEAQNRIEEHAAEAERLRRYIIRYDTIRPAHPELPYGQGKEGFKAPAEWRVTKP
- a CDS encoding sulfatase translates to MRNKTIPAGKIGLGASLALLSGGAAQAAKPARQNPKRPNIVLVIADDCRHYDLGCYGSPDAITPNIDRLAAQGLRFERFFQATAMSSPTRHCLLTGLYPVRSGAYPNHTRLDEGVQTLPEYLKEAGYRVALQGKRHIAPIKAFPFEFLSEESLRSVHPEKIEPFLADVAQTGEPFFLYVGSTEPHDPWTLGDRSLWNPDDLTLPCNLVNTPETRRQFRNYLAEINVLDSQVGAVDSLLRKYGLDENTVFIFTSEQGYSFPFGKWTCYDEGLQTGFIVRWPGVVKPGTTTDAMCEYVDVTPTLTDIAGGKTPEGLDGRSFLPVIRGKAKSFKQEVYAIQTSRGIHAGPEHYGIRSVRSDRFAYILNLTPEATFKCMSTHPKRDWWASWKEKAATDEFARGQVDRYQHRPGEELYDIVNDPFQTRNLADDPRYAAEKAALRTKLLQWMERQGDKGQQTEMEAKEHMFHKEAADTPRAKKKKTGKARPQNARNN
- a CDS encoding hybrid sensor histidine kinase/response regulator transcription factor, with translation MTKNYIAALVLLLATALPGSAINPYRRYDTRNGLSDNSVKDICQDSRGYMWFATKDGFNRFNGYRFDVFGSSFSGEHLNIDVICPHSDGIRIWLGCTEALMLFDPRDERLTRFDARNSEGKGIRNCISLLYDPLGDLWIGTDDGLFRWDERIGRLFRYELEESDGGTCRGIRTIFEDNGGEIWVGTTAGLYRYHRKTDRFGRNAKPKPESSLLGDNEITAIVEAEDGKLLIGMQNGYLGEFDIYTGRFTQFPAFDAEGKQLSVARIHTIFRRDMNRYMIGSDSGLFFFSRKNGRWSVSGDNLAEESIYRCFRDREGGIWIGTYFCGVNYLSPRQDEILWYYDDGRPESLDGNAVSQFCDDGRGNLWIATENGGLNHFDVRNRKFTNHTARSHNNLHALCMDGDDLLIGTFSQGLDLMNLRTGKVVNYRNVPGDSASLCNDYVYAIFRASDGTLYVGTMSGMCTFDKRRGRFSRVKITEGRFIYDIAEDTGGNIWVASKVSGIYRYSPGDGTWKNYRHDELDPRSPADDRYIRVYVDTGGQVWFCGESAGICRYDPPMDGFENFGADDNLPNGIYYGVLDDSAGNLWLSSNQGILKYNPQLHTCARYTIEDGLQSNQFNFRSSHKAGDGTFFFGGINGFNYFSPFNISVNKVRPEIVISSVRMHRADSFSVGSERQTLPDGNLRISSKTISFDINFECLSYVAPGQNRYAWKLEGFNSDWVYTDQHSVSFMKLPAGRYVFRVRGCNNDGYWSDATRSLEISVQPHPFLSPVAKGVYFLLVALLIVAAVRVILRRQGEKKEKELIQTKMAFFTQVAHEIKTPVTLIKSPLERIIETGKWNSDVTSNLDMMKRNVDRLLELIRQLLDFRKVDNEGFRLSRRETDISLLVEETVARFRNSTEKIAIRTDCPDAHVLFYADGEAFTKILSNLLANALKYARSTVVVVLRILDDDRGRTLRLSVRDDGDGIPPRIREKVFDLFYQKNPDSGKGFGIGLSLVKLLVEKHNGRVYVDRHTVAGCELTVEIPDSGASARGGVRAPEPAEEPADSPEDRQPEAKPFHIMVVEDTPDLREFLVKNFEDTYGVLSAKNGAEALAILEKQACDLIISDALMPEMDGFDLLMKVRNDEMLCHIPFILLSVVDSVDSKIKGLEYGADVYIEKPFSLGYVKATVESLLENRKRAFRHFASRPGFQYEKDDMGRNDRQWLDKLTGIVRENLTCETLSVDLLTEKMALSRSSLQRKLKGLTGVSPNEYIQLVRLKTAAQLLRSGEYRISEVCYLTGFSSMSWFAKCFTKQFGMRPKDFIRQNQDGKSSG